Proteins encoded within one genomic window of Arachis ipaensis cultivar K30076 chromosome B08, Araip1.1, whole genome shotgun sequence:
- the LOC107610656 gene encoding uncharacterized protein LOC107610656: protein MERFITLLLLCFSLLHDTAISITIETISTSQSLTDADIMLSPSRTFALGFFSSPENSKNRYLGIWYNRVSTTTVVWVANRNKPLYHSSGELKIAKDGILELYNSSTIAWSSNSSRFSQKPVIAVLLDSGNFVVKEAVRNNDDSTSFLWQSFDYPGDTLLPGMKLGIDLTTGMNRYLTSWTSRDDPSSGNYTFQLDITGYPRLCIRNGESKEHCGGSWNGVRFSGIPLLKQNSIFNYYFVSNQEEIYYTFELVNSSVYSRFSLTVDGIMTRYVWNAKNQSWSIYLAVPKDLCDYYGKCGVYGSCNIDNSPVCGCLKGFEPRVPEEWNQADWSNGCNRTNSLSCRGDGFAKFSSLKLPDTERTSWLNKTLSLVECAEICIRNCSCTAYAALDIRKEASGCLLWYGDLIDIRVLNDPQQDIYVRMSKKDLDEDENLKHKSDIRKLQIIVSSSVISVGILILCLSFTLYRCKKYKKNYRSMRGKPETDAHAIQEHQKEEELDLPLFDLATVISATDNFSINNILGKGGFGTVYQGMLEDGREIAVKRLSENTRQGLQEFKSEVMHIVKLQHRNLVKLLGCCIEADERMLVYEFMPNKSLDYFIFDNERSILLDWPQRFLIIIGIARGLLYLHQDSRHRIIHRDLKAGNILLDNEMNAKISDFGLARSFAGNENEASTVTIVGTYGYLSPEYLIDGIFSTKSDVYSFGVLLLEIVSGKRNRGFSNKNHRFNLLGHVWTFFMEGNCIEIVDTSIRNAANLSEVMRAIHVGLLCVQQSPEDRPSMSYVLMMLSSEWILPQPKMPGFFTERDLVGSSTTSSINGLTITQMGMNMSIMMKSFFTLLLFGFFSVLNNMVASTASDAIDTLQSISDNKGDTMVSADETFALGFFSPRNSKNRYIGIWYNKVPIQTVVWVANKDNPLTDSSGVLKVNATGILLLLNGNKEVIWSSNTTGPAKDPVAKLLSSGNLVLQERSNNRADGFLWQSFDYPSDTLLPGQKFGVNLVTGLNRYLTSWKNSDDPSRGNYTYGLDIHGYPQLFIREGSAKRFRFGSWNGVQVSGVAQLTENPIFIYEFSYNEEEAYFIYELINSSVLHRLRLSPDGFSHRTTWSYEKMEWITFFHIPADSCDYYAKCGGYASCNVNKSPICNCLDKFVQNGTKCVRKTSLNCHEDGFLKYSGLKLPDTDKSWFDRTISLEECRILCLKNCSCTAYAPLDISSGARGCLLWFDDLMDMKELNSSLQDVYIRMAKTELGSLEVQKSNKSNTRRKQEAIIISSSLLSFGVLVSCLALVFYKWKTRQQGRNMRRNQETKASVTNDEQHEEDIDLPLFDISTIASATNNFSSDNILGQGGFGLVYKGILEDGREIAVKRRSQNSTQGLKEFKNEVKHVSKLQHRNLVKLLGCCIQATERLLIYEFMPNKSLDFFIFDEQKAKLLGWPTRLHIINGIARGLLYLHQDSRHRIVHRDLKAANVLLDAEMNPKVSDFGLARSFGGNEVEASTQNVVGTYGYLSPEYVIDGVYSTKSDVFSFGVLVLEIVSGKRNRGFNHQDHHFNLLGHAWRLFTEGKGYEIVCNAIRDTSNLSPVLRLIHIGLLCVQQNPDDRPSMSSVVLMLSSESALPQPKMPGFFTEREMGGDVSSSSSYKAVSNNDYTVSLLEAR from the exons ATGGAAAGGTTCATCACCTTGCTTCTGTTGTGCTTTTCATTGTTGCACGATACTGCCATTTCCATTACCATAGAAACCATTAGCACTTCACAATCCCTCACTGATGCTGACATCATGCTTTCACCTAGCAGAACCTTTGCATTGGGATTCTTCAGTAGTCCAGAAAATTCCAAAAATCGTTACCTTGGAATATGGTACAATAGAGTATCAACAACCACCGTTGTATGGGTTGCCAATAGAAACAAACCACTCTACCACTCATCCGGAGAGTTGAAGATCGCCAAAGACGGGATTCTAGAGCTTTACAACAGTAGCACCATTGCTTGGTCTTCCAACTCATCAAGATTTTCACAGAAACCCGTTATTGCGGTTCTTTTGGATTCTGGTAACTTCGTTGTGAAGGAAGCAGTCAGAAACAATGACGATTCAACAAGTTTTCTTTGGCAGAGTTTTGATTACCCTGGTGACACTTTGCTACCAGGGATGAAGCTTGGAATCGATTTAACAACCGGCATGAATAGGTACCTAACTTCGTGGACAAGCCGCGATGATCCATCTTCAGGCAACTACACATTTCAGCTTGATATCACTGGGTATCCGCGATTATGTATAAGAAATGGCGAATCCAAGGAGCATTGTGGTGGATCTTGGAATGGTGTTCGGTTTAGTGGAATTCCTCTGCTAAAACAGAATTCCATATTCAACTATTACTTTGTCTCTAACCAAGAAGAGATATATTATACATTTGAGCTTGTTAATAGCTCAGTCTATTCAAGGTTTTCGCTAACCGTGGATGGAATCATGACGCGTTATGTCTGGAATGCTAAGAATCAAAGCTGGAGCATCTATCTAGCAGTACCAAAGGACTTGTGTGATTATTATGGCAAATGCGGCGTGTATGGTAGTTGTAACATAGACAACTCCCCAGTATGTGGATGCTTGAAAGGATTTGAACCTAGGGTCCCAGAAGAATGGAATCAAGCTGATTGGTCTAATGGCTGCAACAGAACTAATTCGTTAAGCTGTCGCGGAGATGGATTCGCGAAATTTTCTAGTCTCAAGTTACCGGACACAGAGAGGACATCATGGTTAAACAAAACTCTGAGCCTTGTGGAATGTGCTGAAATCTGCATCAGAAACTGCTCTTGCACTGCTTATGCTGCATTAGATATCAGGAAAGAGGCAAGTGGATGTTTACTGTGGTATGGTGACTTAATAGATATTAGAGTACTGAATGATCCACAACAAGATATTTATGTCAGAATGTCAAAGAAAGATCTAG ATGAAGATGAAAATTTGAAACACAAATCCGACATCCGAAAGCTGCAGATTATTGTTTCTAGCTCAGTCATATCTGTAGGGATTTTGATCCTCTGTCTATCCTTCACCCTGTATAGATGCAAGAAGTACAAAAAAAACTATA GAAGCATGAGAGGCAAACCAGAAACAGATGCACATGCAATACAAGAGCATCAAAAGGAGGAAGAACTAGATCTACCCTTGTTTGATTTAGCTACAGTTATTTCTGCAACCGATAACTTCTCTATCAATAACATCTTGGGAAAAGGTGGTTTTGGAACTGTTTATCAG GGTATGCTGGAAGATGGAAGAGAAATAGCTGTTAAGAGACTCTCAGAAAATACTAGACAAGGTCTTCAAGAGTTCAAAAGTGAAGTAATGCATATAGTCAAACTTCAGCATAGGAATTTGGTGAAGCTTCTAGGATGTTGCATTGAAGCAGATGAAAGGATGTTGGTGTATGAGTTTATGCCAAATAAAAGCTTGGACTACTTCATATTTG atAATGAGAGGAGCATATTATTAGATTGGCCTCAACGCTTTCTTATCATTATTGGCATTGCACGAGGTCTTCTTTATCTCCATCAAGATTCAAGACATAGAATAATTCATAGAGATCTTAAAGCTGGAAATATTTTGTTAGATAATGAAATGAATGCTAAGATTTCTGACTTTGGATTAGCCCGAAGCTTTGCAGGAAATGAAAATGAAGCAAGTACAGTAACTATTGTTGGAACTTA TGGATATTTATCACCAGAGTATCTTATTGATGGAATATTCTCAACAAAATCTGATGTCTACAGTTTTGGTGTGCTACTATTAGAGATTGTTAGTGGAAAGAGAAATAGAGGATTCAGCAATAAAAATCATCGCTTTAATCTTTTAGGGCAT GTGTGGACATTTTTCATGGAAGGTAACTGCATAGAAATAGTTGACACATCCATCAGAAATGCAGCCAATTTATCCGAAGTCATGAGAGCAATTCATGTGGGCCTATTATGTGTGCAACAAAGTCCAGAAGACAGGCCGAGCATGTCGTATGTGCTTATGATGCTGAGTAGTGAATGGATATTGCCTCAACCAAAAATGCCTGGCTTCTTTACCGAGAGAGATTTGGTTGGTAGCAGCACCACTTCATCAATTAATGGACTCACAATCACTCAGATG GGAATGAACATGAGCATAATGATGAAAAGCTTCTTCACCTTGCTTCTGTTTGGTTTTTTCTCTGTTCTGAACAATATGGTGGCTTCTACTGCAAGCGATGCTATTGATACCTTGCAATCCATAAGTGATAATAAGGGTGACACCATGGTTTCAGCTGATGAAACCTTTGCACTTGGATTCTTCAGCCCAAGAAATTCCAAGAACCGTTACATTGGGATTTGGTATAACAAAGTCCCAATACAGACAGTTGTATGGGTTGCCAACAAGGATAACCCCCTCACTGACTCCTCAGGGGTCTTGAAGGTCAACGCCACCGGAATTCTCCTCCTTCTCAACGGTAACAAGGAAGTAATATGGTCCTCCAACACAACCGGACCGGCGAAAGATCCGGTTGCAAAGCTTTTGAGTTCTGGAAATCTTGTGCTGCAAGAAAGAAGCAACAACAGAGCGGACGGCTTTTTATGGCAGAGTTTCGACTATCCATCCGACACGCTTCTGCCTGGACAGAAGTTTGGAGTGAATCTAGTCACAGGACTGAACCGATACTTGACATCGTGGAAGAATTCGGATGACCCTTCTCGCGGTAACTATACTTATGGACTGGATATCCATGGGTACCCGCAGTTATTTATAAGGGAAGGTAGTGCCAAAAGATTTCGTTTCGGATCATGGAATGGTGTTCAGGTTAGCGGGGTAGCTCAGTTGACAGAGAATCCAATATTCATTTATGAATTTAGTTATAATGAGGAAGAAGCATATTTTATATATGAGCTAATCAATAGTTCAGTTCTTCATAGGCTTCGATTGTCACCAGATGGATTTAGCCACCGTACTACTTGGAGCTATGAAAAAATGGAATGGATCACTTTTTTCCACATACCAGCGGATTCCTGTGATTACTATGCAAAATGTGGTGGTTATGCTAGCTGTAATGTAAACAAATCTCCTATATGTAATTGCTTGGATAAATTTGTGCAAAATGGAACAAAATGTGTAAGGAAAACTTCACTGAACTGCCATGAAGACGGGTTCTTGAAGTATTCGGGGCTAAAATTACCGGACACAGATAAATCATGGTTTGATAGAACCATTAGCCTTGAAGAGTGCAGGATTTTGTGCTTGAAGAACTGCTCATGTACAGCTTATGCACCTTTAGATATCAGCAGCGGTGCAAGGGGGTGTTTACTTTGGTTTGATGATTTGATGGATATGAAAGAGTTGAATTCATCTCTTCAAGATGTTTACATAAGGATGGCAAAGACAGAATTAG GAAGTTTAGAAGTGCAGAAATCAAACAAATCCAACACTAGGAGGAAGCAAGAGGCTATCATTATAAGCTCCTCTTTGTTGTCTTTTGGGGTTTTAGTCTCTTGCTTGGCATTGGTCTTTTATAAATGGAAGACAAGGCAACAAGGCA GAAATATGAGAAGAAATCAAGAAACAAAAGCAAGTGTAACAAATGATGAACAGCATGAGGAAGATATAGATTTACCCTTGTTTGACATTTCTACAATTGCTTCAGCAACAAATAACTTTTCAAGTGATAACATACTGGGACAAGGTGGTTTTGGATTAGTCTATAAG GGTATTTTAGAAGATGGAAGAGAAATAGCTGTCAAAAGACGTTCACAGAATTCAACCCAAGGactcaaagaattcaaaaatgAAGTTAAGCATGTTTCTAAACTTCAGCACAGGAATTTAGTGAAGCTACTAGGGTGCTGTATTCAAGCAACAGAGAGGCTTCTGATTTATGAATTTATGCCCAATAAGAGCTTGGACTTCTTCATATTTG ATGAACAGAAGGCTAAGTTACTAGGTTGGCCGACACGTTTGCATATAATCAATGGAATTGCTCGAGGTCTTCTTTACCTTCATCAAGATTCAAGACATAGAATAGTTCATAGAGATCTCAAAGCCGCCAATGTATTGTTAGATGCAGAAATGAACCCAAAAGTATCGGACTTTGGATTGGCTAGAAGCTTCGGAGGAAATGAAGTTGAAGCAAGCACACAAAATGTGGTTGGAACCTA TGGATATCTATCACCAGAGTATGTAATCGATGGAGTGTACTCGACAAAATCCGATGTATTTAGCTTTGGTGTGTTGGTATTGGAAATCGTAAGTGGGAAGAGAAACCGAGGCTTCAATCATCAAGATCACCACTTTAACCTTCTTGGTCAT GCATGGAGATTGTTTACAGAAGGCAAAGGCTATGAAATAGTTTGTAATGCAATAAGAGACACATCGAATTTATCTCCGGTTCTAAGATTGATCCATATAGGACTACTATGTGTGCAGCAGAATCCAGATGACAGACCAAGCATGTCAAGTGTGGTTTTAATGCTGAGTAGTGAATCTGCATTACCTCAACCTAAAATGCCTGGATTCTTTACAGAGAGAGAGATGGGAGGTGATGTTTCTTCATCAAGTAGTTATAAAGCAGTCTCAAATAATGATTATACAGTTAGTCTATTGGAAGCTCGATAG